From Cydia strobilella chromosome 3, ilCydStro3.1, whole genome shotgun sequence:
tattgTGAATTCATCACTAAAAAAATGTTagaattttatgaaaatattgtgAAATTACAATGTTAAGGCGGTATATTCGTTTGTTATCTTATAaaggtaaattaaatataaataaaggttATGTTTGCATTGTTTTGATAAATTTTGATTGGGTTGAAAATTTAGGACATAGACAAAATTCTGTTCTGTTGGGTCATTGGCAAGCTACAATGACGGGCTAAAAGGCGGGCAAATTAGGCGGGAAACGGGCCTAGTAGAAGTAGTAAGTAGCGGTCTGCGTCTGGTCAAgtgaatcatctgttttgttatattttgcAGCTCAAGCTCAAAGACGTTATTACAAAATGAGTACTGCCAATAAAAAACCCTTCACGGTGTTCGTGGAAGGTAATATTGGTAGTGGTAAAACGACATTTCTGGAACATTTTCGCCAGTTTGAAGATATAACGCTTTTGACCGAGCCAGTGGAGGAGTGGCGCAATCTCCGAGGATGGAACTTATTGGTAAGTAATTTTAAGATTTCATTATTAATACAACTGTCACTAATAAAACTACGTAGGTGTAGTTAGCTGAATCTGCAATACTGTACCTGTCTACCTGATGACCTCGAATACTATCTACATTCTTTACATAAACAAATGGGGCCatgaaaaatatacctaaaaataCTTGAACACTAATTTTCACTTAACTATTATCGTTTTGagcgtatttaagtatttttttaattattatttcaagGATCTCATGTACAAAGACCCCACAAAATGGGCAATGGCTTTCCAAGCCTATGTGTCCCTGACCATGTTGGACATGCACCGGAGACCCACAGCGACCCCAGTGAAGCTAATGGAGCGGTCACTGTACAGTGCAAGGTACTGCTTTGTGGAGCATATGTACAGAAGTGGAACTCTGCACCCGGCCCAGTTCTCGGTGCTGGATGAGTGGTTCCGGTTTATTCATACTGAGATCCCTATTCAAGCTGATCTAATCGGTAAGTGGCTAATGTTATtgtaattttcaattttaattgtagttttttttttaaatataatttaaggtTTGTTTTTTTAGGTGCAAattctgatatttttttaatcattatgTATTGAccttaattttatatttcatttcatatattttcaatattCATTCCAaaggaataaaatatataaattacctCTCAGGTCAGATTATGGCTATTCTTTGCTTGAAAGTAATTTATAGACTGACCTCCATATATCTCACTCTATGAgctcaataataaaaataaaaaataaaaatagcctttatttctgaagttttgtaacaatctacttaaatataccttatttttctctataattatatatatattactatttactattttctAGTTCCCATCGACAACTTCAGCTTGTCCTCCGACATAGGCCTCCAAGTCCTTCCAGGTATCCCAGTCTCTTGCTTTCCTGGTCCAGTCCACTCCGCCTATCCTTTTTAAGTCATCCGACCATCTACGAGTAGGCTTTCCTCTCTTCCTTTTGTGCCCCCTTGGGTACCACTCTATAAGGTCTCTTGTCCACTTTTCTAGCCCTTCTCTGATGATGTGACCGGTCCACCGCCACTTCTGTTGCTTGACCTTTTTAACTACTCTCCCACACTTTGATCTGGCTCTAATTATGGACAATTTCACTCTATCCTTGAGTTTAATGTTTAACACGCTTCTTTCTGAGATGAGCTCAATACTTGACATAAGGTCATTGTGCTAGTTTTAGTCCACTTGACGGAGTAGCAAATAATATAGTTCATATTTAATtagctacttgcgaaatatcatttttatgtagacagatatattgtttagacattaaggattgcaataagtccaaatttgtgcggcaaggtaggtttatattcaaatttcgtcaagtggacgaaaactagagctggacggaaactagcgcaatgacttacctacctacctactttgcaTGAAAACAGCATGGAGTTCAACTCTAGTTTCATGACTCAACTTAGCACACAAACAAAGATAATGGTAAACTTTGTGACATAATTCCttgatattgtatttatttattatttgtaaagcaGGCAGGCAGTCGCAACAACTGCTAATGCCTGTCTCCAGAATCATTTTGTCAAAGTTTTCAGTTTTGAGTAGAATTTGCACTGTGCTTGTCTAAATCTTGTTTATCATTGGATCTTTCTATTTatccctataatgatttttccAGTCTACCTCAAAACAAACCCAGTGATTGCCCACGAAAGGATAAAGCAGCGAGCTCGCTCCGAGGAGCAGTGTGTCCCGCTGTCATATTTAGAAGACCTTCACACCCTGCATGAAGACTGGCTGGTCAACAGGACTCATGCTGAGTGCCCTGCCCCAGTAAgtataaacaatttatttctgtatagattatattttacatatgGATGTCAAACATGGGCCCTAACTGTCAAAATAGTATGGAAAGAAGcatgttaaatataaaacttagagaTGGAGAGAACTGGAGGACATtagaaagagaacaaaaataatcgacGTTAAACCACACTGAAGAAACTAAAGTGGAAGTAGACTGGCCACATGCTCCGagacaaaattgaaaaatggtCAAAGGACATCACAACATAGTACCCAACATGGTTGTGACGGGCATGTAATGCGTCGAGAAAAAGATCATCCGGTAAAAATTGCTCTTGAAATTGACATAGGCAAGCAACCACCAGGACGCCCAAAAGCCACCTGGTGGAGAAACCTGGAGAAACAGTTGCTAAAAATACCAGCAACCTACTTTGACAGAgccaaatacaaaattctttgtatttttaaacatttgaatttgaatatttttgtatttctgGAGAAACAGTTGCTAAAAATAACAACAACCTACTTTGACAGAGCCAAATGGCGGACACGTATTtagagggccgaccccaaatgaaatggCAAGAAGAAGACCCAGAaacagttgttttgttttttaatttggaaCCATTTGTTACATCTAAAAGTTCCCTCAGTCAGATATAGTCTGTTAACAAGTCTGTACAGATTGAGTTGGAGTGGATTGTTATCAATATTATGGGCAGTTATTACCTATTCATATCTGAATGACATTGCCAATGACTCAAATAACCGACTCTAGTGCATTTGCATGTGcacatataataattttatattcccACATAAAGGATAACTTGAAAGTATTTAATTAGATAGAGCAgcggtcggtttttttttggaaaccaaaatatttgacggagccccagaTGAAAATAAGAGTGTAGAAACTCTTCTATACAACTGTAGTTTAACTGTAGCTAAGTATTTCAAGTATTCTCACGTAGCCCCCACAGAGGCTTTACGGAGCCCTAGGGCTCTGCgcagcacactttgagaatggctgagATAGAGAATACTcaataaattgaataaaatctAGAACTGAATTTAAATTCTCTTTTTACTGATGGATGTCTGTGGAAAGTGAGGGTAGAGAATCACAAGTGAAAGCAACCATGTTTAGCATGCTTTAATTGATGAATTGTAATGATAAATAATTTTCTGAACAATAATACGCAAGTTTACGATGGCATTTTCAACAGAATGTTTCTAACAATTGCTCTAAACTTTCAGGTCCTGGTTATAGATGCAGACTTAGACTTATCTCAAATAACTGAGGAATACAAGAGATCCGAACACCAAATCTTGAGGAAGGCCGTGGATGTAGTGATGCGGTCCCCGAACAAGCTCAGCCCTAAGAAGCCCATCACTAGCTCGCCTATCAAGATTGTTCCACAAATTAGACTGTAACATAGACTTAACCTTGCTAAGgttgcttttatttttataatttagattttaattgtGTGTTCTTGATTTTACCTAAGTTCTTTGGTAAAAAATAGTTAATCCAGGCTATCTATTTAAGGCACTGACTTTACCCTGTTGCGGCTAATTTCAAATGTGATAAAGATTCCAAAAGGTTTCTTAAATTTTCACAttcttaataaaattgtttttttttatactacgtcggtggcaaacaagcatacggcccgcctgatgttaagcagtctccgtagcctatgtacgcctgcaactccagaggagttacatgcgcgttgccgaccctaacactcctctcccttgagctctggcaaccttactcaccggcaggaacacaacactattagtagggtctagtgttatttggctgcggttttctgtaaggtggaggtacctccccagttgggctctgctctagatctggaatgacatccgctgtcctgtgccctaccacacaaagcgagatgtcattcacagtgcccatacctctcttttggacgtagtttaaggacatacacGGGTCCAGAGTGTGTTTGTAGATATTAAGCAGTCATTCAGCATTCAAGCAGTTTAATTTAAATGACATAATAGATAATATTCCTTGCAATTAGACTGCTGAAGCAGCATATGATGGCGAGATGACGTATTTCACAGACATTATGTACCAATTAAATATTGCcttatttatatctttattaaataaactttaatgacCTGCCTAGTGTGACCTCCAGTTTctaagtattattaattattactagACTGTAAGTAATAACATATTTGAGTAACATTATGTTATGACTATGTACATTGATTGTGTACATAATACTATTGATTTTTGTGTAAGGTATAAAATTCCTTAACTTAACATATTGCATTTAATATGTCCATTTAACTGCCTTAAACGGCTGTAAAAATAAAGATAGTAATAGAACTTTATGACTGAAGCAAATATGTCTATTTGCagagaaatttgtttgtagAATTTTTAAAGAATCACAAATAGCATAATTGAGTTTTGCCAAATATGcagtttatatttatgtaatttataaacaaataaatttctaCTGATCATTTAACTCGtataattactataatttatttcctGAACAATATGGGGctgtgcgcgttggagggtctgtcatcttgtggcctaaatcggaatcataaataaaactatacattgacacttcacacCAGTTCGAATATGAAAAATCAAACAGCCATCCGCAtggaaatgtataaaataatccTTTTGCTAGCTTTTTAATATAAGAATAATCTAGCTAGCATGCTCAATAAGCAAACCTGTTCACCCGCGCTGCAGGTAGCATGCCCAAAAATCGCACGACCGTCGATTTTTGAGCAAACTCGAAATGAGCATGCTCATTATTAGCAATGTTTAGACACACATGCTACTAAGTAGCAATTGCTCAATATTGGCATGCTTTCGTGCTAGTAATCAGCATGTGTAACGGCcttaacacaccatcgcaccgcaccaaggtcattgtgcgatgtacccataagtaagagcgagaaagagatatcgctttctcgctcttgcTTATGGGtacgtcgcacaatgaccttggtgcgatgcgaTGATGTGTTATGGCCTAACAGTAGcttgatacatttttttttaaataggcaaCACTAACATTAATGTCaatatttgtaagaaaaatatttttcttttattattctAAACTTTATCATTTTAACCAATCCAcactaagtaaaaaaataataggtcTTTTATTATTGGCCAAAATGACTTAATTCAAATGACATTAGACAAGGGAAAAACTTTCTTTCGTGTTTACTGAATGATTGCTGCCGAACGATATTTAGGCCAGTAAGCCAGTAACaatcttaaattaataaattaaattagttaatCACTTCTAGTCCATAATACTTATttcttaaaatgtatt
This genomic window contains:
- the LOC134756081 gene encoding deoxynucleoside kinase-like isoform X1, which codes for MLRRYIRLLSYKAQAQRRYYKMSTANKKPFTVFVEGNIGSGKTTFLEHFRQFEDITLLTEPVEEWRNLRGWNLLDLMYKDPTKWAMAFQAYVSLTMLDMHRRPTATPVKLMERSLYSARYCFVEHMYRSGTLHPAQFSVLDEWFRFIHTEIPIQADLIVYLKTNPVIAHERIKQRARSEEQCVPLSYLEDLHTLHEDWLVNRTHAECPAPVLVIDADLDLSQITEEYKRSEHQILRKAVDVVMRSPNKLSPKKPITSSPIKIVPQIRL
- the LOC134756081 gene encoding deoxynucleoside kinase-like isoform X2 — encoded protein: MLRRYIRLLSYKAQRRYYKMSTANKKPFTVFVEGNIGSGKTTFLEHFRQFEDITLLTEPVEEWRNLRGWNLLDLMYKDPTKWAMAFQAYVSLTMLDMHRRPTATPVKLMERSLYSARYCFVEHMYRSGTLHPAQFSVLDEWFRFIHTEIPIQADLIVYLKTNPVIAHERIKQRARSEEQCVPLSYLEDLHTLHEDWLVNRTHAECPAPVLVIDADLDLSQITEEYKRSEHQILRKAVDVVMRSPNKLSPKKPITSSPIKIVPQIRL